In Cervus elaphus chromosome 5, mCerEla1.1, whole genome shotgun sequence, the following proteins share a genomic window:
- the LOC122693221 gene encoding extensin-like — MPTRRSPSPAPPGAVLPHPQALIPAGVSHSQGPHSPPLQGSLHPLGSRSPPPPRSVLPGRNLRPPQNKPSAQSPFSLPQLPLRLRSRLPEPPRIPPPTTNRLRSPLSDPGNRTSHLQPKMVAPAHVPSRDHRTGASVPNPPLPPPGSFSTATPGCPTHSHPHWASSTPVTTAPRPTGPFARPSPREDVSNPNEATFPRSAPSTHLKRCSLAPAPRPGGRGPHIIG, encoded by the coding sequence ATGCCCACCCGCAGATCTCCATCCCCAGCCCCCCCAGGGGCAGTTCTCCCGCACCCCCAGGCCCTCATCCCCGCAGGAGTTTCTCACTCTCAAGGACCTCATTCCCCGCCCCTCCAGGGGTCTCTCCACCCACTGGGGTCCCGTTCCCCGCCACCACCCCGCAGTGTCCTTCCTGGCAGGAATCTACGACCCCCGCAGAACAAACCCTCCGCCCAGAGtcccttctctcttccccagCTCCCTCTTCGGCTCCGTTCTCGCCTTCCAGAGCCGCCGAggatccctccccccaccacaaaCCGTCTCCGGTCTCCACTCTCGGACCCGGGCAACCGCACCTCTCACCTTCAGCCGAAGATGGTGGCGCCGGCGCACGTCCCCAGCCGCGACCACAGAACCGGCGCCTCAGTCCCAAACCCACCGCTGCCTCCGCCGGGCTCCTTTAGCACTGCTACTCCGGGCTGCCCCACCCACTCCCACCCTCATTGGGCCAGCTCCACGCCCGTCACCACCGCCCCCAGACCCACTGGTCCGTTTGCGCGCCCATCTCCAAGGGAAGACGTTAGCAACCCGAACGAAGCTACCTTCCCGAGGTCCGCTCCCTCCACCCACCTGAAACGATGCTCATTGGCTCCCGCTCCCAGACCAGGCGGCCGAGGCCCCCATATTATAGGCTGA